A genome region from Brassica oleracea var. oleracea cultivar TO1000 chromosome C2, BOL, whole genome shotgun sequence includes the following:
- the LOC106323919 gene encoding RNA-directed DNA polymerase homolog yields the protein MDFLRSNSDCFAWSHEDMPGIDPEVIVHKLQNTGFIKEVQYPEWLANIVVIKKKNDKWRVCIDFTDLNKSCPKDPFPVPHIDKLVDATAGHQLMSFMDAFSGYNQILMHPGDHEKTSFMTCRGIYCYNVMSFGLKDARSTYQRLVNIMFADQIGQTMEVYIDDMLVKSLDAEDHISHLQEAFSTLLRYNVKLNPAKFTP from the exons ATGGACTTCCTCCGATCTAACTCGGATTGCTTCGCTTGGTCCCACGAGGATATGCCGGGAATCGATCCTGAAGTGATTGTGCACAAGCTCCAG AACACCGGGTTCATCAAGGAAGTCCAGTACCCGGAATGGCTGGCCAACATAGTAGTCATCAAGAAGAAGAACGACAAGTGGAGAGTCTGCATAGACTTCACCGACCTGAACAAATCATGTCCAAAGGATCCATTCCCGGTGCCGCATATCGACAAACTCGTCGATGCCACAGCGGGTCACCAGCTTATGAGCTTCATGGATGCATTCTCCGGCTACAATCAGATACTCATGCATCCCGGAGACCATGAGAAGACATCCTTCATGACGTGTAGGGGCATTTACTGTTACAATGTCATGTCGTTCGGCCTAAAGGACGCAAGATCCACCTATCAAAGGTTGGTAAATATAATGTTCGCAGATCAAATCGGCCAGACCATGGAGGTCTACATAGACGATATGTTGGTCAAGTCCTTAGATGCCGAAGACCATATATCTCACCTGCAAGAAGCTTTCTCCACTCTTCTGAGATACAACGTGAAGCTCAATCCCGCGAAATTTACTCCCTAA
- the LOC106325171 gene encoding soluble inorganic pyrophosphatase 1-like, which yields MSEEVKENQSGKLQKPTPRLNERILSSLSKRSVAAHPWHDLEIGPGAPVIFNVVVEISKGSKVKYELDKKTGLIKVDRILYSSVVYPHNYGFIPRTLCEDNDPLDVLVIMQEPVLPGCFLRARAIGLMPMIDQGEKDDKIIAVCVDDPEYKHYTDIKELPPHRLTEIRRFFEDYKKNENKEVAVNDFLPNGPAVEAIQYSMDLYAEYILHTLRR from the exons ATGAGTGAAGAGGTCAAAGAGAATCAGTCTGGGAAGCTTCAGAAGCCAACTCCACGTTTAAACGAGAGGATCCTCTCATCTTTATCTAAGAGATCGGTTGCTGCTCATCCATGGCATGATCTTGAAATCG GACCTGGAGCTCCAGTGATTTTCAATGTG GTTGTTGAGATCTCAAAGGGTAGCAAGGTCAAATATGAACTTGACAAAAAGACAGGACTAATCAAG GTTGATCGGATCCTTTATTCATCGGTTGTGTATCCTCATAACTACGGTTTTATTCCCCGCACATTATGCGAAGACAATGATCCGTTGGATGTGCTAGTCATCATGCAG GAGCCTGTACTTCCAGGTTGTTTTCTGCGCGCCCGAGCTATTGGATTAATGCCCATGATTGATCAG GGAGAAAAAGATGACAAGATCATTGCGGTATGTGTTGATGATCCTGAGTATAAGCATTACACTGACATCAAAGAACTTCCTCCTCATCGTCTTACTGAAATTCGGCGATTCTTTGAAGATT ACAAGAAGAATGAGAACAAGGAAGTTGCTGTAAATGATTTTCTACCGAATGGTCCTGCTGTTGAAGCTATTCAGTACTCAAT GGACCTTTACGCTGAGTACATTCTTCACACCCTGAGAAGATAA